A region from the Halosolutus gelatinilyticus genome encodes:
- a CDS encoding UbiA family prenyltransferase encodes MTTSAAVCARRRWVSSLAAALRVLVHSNLFISLAAASVVVTTIVLADLPPDPRPFAIVFAVTMFVYTVNRFTDLEEDEANVPQRAAFIKRYGRLWLAIGAVCYLGAIGFAIALDVPGVGYMILPLLAAVLYSTVGIKRLFLVKNLFVGAAWGLIPLGVGYYFGQPRRFEIVFLAVYVGAMITIAAVIFDVKDIEGDRAEGIRTVPNTYGPDRTRLVSQLANLLVAAAVVAVVALGFLSREYLVLLAFQAYVGAYIPFATPDRGPLYYGFVVDGEHVFLAAIVLAFEWLVW; translated from the coding sequence GTGACGACGTCGGCCGCCGTGTGCGCTCGGCGACGGTGGGTCTCGTCGCTCGCGGCGGCCCTTCGCGTGCTCGTTCACAGCAACCTCTTCATCTCGCTCGCAGCGGCGAGCGTCGTCGTCACGACGATCGTACTCGCGGACTTGCCGCCCGATCCGCGACCGTTCGCCATCGTCTTCGCGGTCACGATGTTCGTCTATACGGTCAACCGATTCACCGACCTCGAAGAGGACGAGGCGAACGTCCCGCAGCGCGCGGCCTTTATCAAGCGATACGGTCGGCTCTGGCTCGCGATCGGCGCCGTCTGCTACCTCGGGGCGATCGGGTTCGCGATCGCGCTCGACGTCCCTGGGGTCGGCTACATGATCTTGCCGTTGCTCGCCGCCGTGTTGTACTCGACGGTAGGGATCAAGCGTCTGTTTCTCGTGAAGAACCTGTTCGTCGGCGCGGCGTGGGGGCTGATTCCGCTCGGCGTCGGCTACTACTTCGGACAGCCGCGGCGCTTCGAGATCGTGTTTCTGGCCGTCTACGTCGGCGCGATGATCACGATCGCGGCGGTCATCTTCGACGTCAAGGACATCGAGGGCGATCGAGCCGAAGGGATTCGGACGGTGCCGAACACTTACGGCCCCGACCGGACGCGGCTCGTCTCGCAACTGGCGAATCTGCTCGTCGCGGCGGCCGTCGTGGCGGTCGTCGCCCTCGGCTTCCTCTCCCGCGAGTACCTCGTTCTGCTCGCGTTCCAGGCCTACGTCGGTGCCTACATTCCCTTCGCGACCCCCGATCGGGGGCCGCTGTACTACGGATTCGTCGTCGACGGCGAGCACGTCTTTCTGGCCGCGATCGTGCTCGCCTTCGAGTGGCTGGTCTGGTAG
- a CDS encoding DUF5795 family protein, translating to MSENRVVQGRMVTATKLAELIEGDSVMEVDSIEEAEEDCPECGGNVLNVGYMPSITEFVTGWKCQDCDWSETDRD from the coding sequence GTGAGCGAGAATCGCGTCGTTCAGGGCCGGATGGTTACAGCAACGAAACTCGCGGAGCTGATCGAGGGCGATTCGGTGATGGAGGTCGACTCGATCGAGGAGGCAGAGGAGGACTGTCCCGAGTGCGGCGGAAACGTGCTGAACGTGGGATACATGCCCTCGATCACCGAGTTCGTCACCGGCTGGAAGTGCCAGGACTGCGACTGGAGCGAGACCGATCGGGACTGA
- a CDS encoding substrate-binding domain-containing protein, which translates to MTIQRRSFIAAIGSGAAVGLAGCTGLGNESDGNSDGDGPEISGETLTLTTTTSTYDTGLLDELNAPFQDRYGVIVDAVPKGTGAALEIARNGDSDVVMVHARSLEDEFMEEGYGVNRRDLMFNDFVIVGPADDPAGISGGEDALAAFTEIANTGSTFVSRGDESGTHTKELAIWEETGVGDDEFGDWYQEAGQGMGEVLVQADQSGAYTLSDRGTYLSMQDKVDLEIHVQGPVKGGPELLANPYGIVAVNPAVHNNVNYDLAMAYIGFVTSVEGQEIIEGYTVEDEQLFFPRALSEDPNFQQYVPEGWESSASDD; encoded by the coding sequence ATGACGATACAACGGAGATCGTTCATCGCCGCGATCGGCAGCGGCGCTGCGGTCGGGCTCGCGGGCTGTACGGGCCTCGGTAACGAGAGCGACGGCAACTCCGACGGTGACGGTCCGGAGATCAGCGGCGAAACGCTTACGCTGACCACGACGACGAGCACGTACGATACCGGCCTCCTCGACGAACTCAACGCGCCGTTCCAGGATCGGTACGGCGTCATCGTCGACGCCGTCCCCAAGGGGACCGGCGCAGCCCTCGAAATCGCTCGAAACGGCGATTCCGACGTGGTGATGGTCCACGCCCGATCGCTCGAAGACGAGTTCATGGAAGAAGGGTACGGCGTCAACCGACGCGACCTCATGTTCAACGACTTCGTCATCGTGGGTCCGGCCGACGATCCCGCCGGGATCTCGGGGGGCGAGGACGCGCTGGCGGCGTTCACCGAGATTGCGAATACGGGATCGACGTTCGTTTCCCGCGGGGACGAGTCGGGGACCCACACCAAGGAACTCGCGATCTGGGAGGAAACCGGCGTCGGCGACGACGAGTTCGGCGACTGGTACCAGGAAGCCGGGCAAGGAATGGGCGAGGTACTCGTACAGGCCGACCAGAGTGGCGCCTACACGCTCTCCGATCGCGGGACGTACTTGTCGATGCAAGACAAGGTCGATCTGGAGATCCACGTCCAGGGGCCGGTCAAGGGCGGCCCGGAACTGCTCGCGAACCCGTACGGGATCGTCGCTGTCAACCCCGCCGTTCACAACAACGTGAACTACGATCTCGCGATGGCGTACATCGGCTTCGTCACGAGCGTCGAGGGCCAGGAGATAATCGAAGGATACACCGTCGAAGACGAGCAACTGTTCTTCCCCAGAGCGCTCTCCGAAGATCCGAACTTTCAGCAGTACGTTCCCGAGGGGTGGGAATCTTCGGCGAGCGACGACTGA
- a CDS encoding ABC transporter permease, whose protein sequence is MPLDASPIAPLLVDAPPLVAEFPFEWPYVRSIVRVSLYVSLAAVALSTLFSLPVALLVGFREFPGKALLTSIINTGMGFPSVVVGLFVLFAVSNQGPLGSLELIFTTEAMIMSQFVLATPVITGVSLAAVSSVEQNVRDAAYAMGGTRFDVALVTIKEARYGIATAVLAGFGRAISEVGSVLIVGGNITGPNGISKTRTLTTAIQLEARQGRFEMALVLGAILVVLVLVVNAIVVRLGSGNGRYR, encoded by the coding sequence ATGCCACTCGACGCCAGTCCGATCGCGCCGCTGCTCGTCGACGCCCCGCCGCTAGTCGCCGAGTTCCCCTTCGAGTGGCCCTACGTTCGGAGCATCGTCCGCGTCTCCCTGTACGTGAGCCTCGCCGCCGTCGCGCTGAGCACGCTGTTCAGCCTCCCGGTCGCCCTTCTCGTCGGATTCAGGGAGTTCCCCGGGAAGGCGCTGCTCACGTCGATCATCAACACCGGGATGGGGTTTCCGAGCGTCGTCGTCGGACTCTTCGTGTTGTTTGCGGTGTCCAATCAGGGGCCGCTCGGCTCGCTCGAGCTCATATTCACCACGGAAGCGATGATCATGTCGCAGTTCGTGCTCGCAACACCGGTCATCACCGGCGTGAGCCTCGCCGCGGTGAGCAGCGTCGAACAGAACGTCCGCGATGCGGCGTACGCGATGGGCGGAACGCGGTTCGACGTCGCTCTCGTGACGATCAAAGAAGCTCGGTACGGCATCGCGACGGCCGTCCTCGCGGGATTCGGGCGGGCGATCAGCGAAGTCGGTTCGGTCCTCATCGTCGGCGGCAACATCACCGGCCCGAACGGGATTTCGAAGACGCGGACGCTCACGACCGCGATCCAACTCGAGGCGCGACAGGGTCGATTCGAAATGGCGTTGGTCCTCGGCGCGATCCTCGTCGTGCTCGTGTTGGTCGTCAACGCGATCGTGGTCCGACTGGGAAGCGGCAACGGGAGGTACCGATGA
- a CDS encoding amino acid ABC transporter ATP-binding protein has translation MMLAAKDVHHGYGTETVFEDVSLSVTPGEVVAIIGPSGVGKSTLLRLLALFDAPDEGVIEYDGEDVWLAPERQRLEFRRRIGMVFQEASLFDASVRRNAEYGLRIRRSWPDRLRHELATLVGQPNGTGDALEALDAVGLREKADQDAASLSGGEAQRVAFARALAYDPDVLLLDEPTSDLDPRNTAVIEDAVLRARNRGIGVVIATHDMHQAERVADRVAVLLGSEIIEVDDAETVFENPSDRRTRKFIAGELIY, from the coding sequence ATGATGCTCGCGGCGAAAGACGTCCACCACGGGTACGGAACCGAGACCGTCTTCGAGGACGTCTCGCTGTCGGTGACGCCCGGCGAGGTCGTCGCGATCATCGGCCCATCCGGCGTCGGAAAATCCACGCTGTTGCGGTTGCTCGCCCTCTTCGACGCGCCCGACGAGGGAGTGATCGAGTACGACGGCGAAGACGTCTGGCTCGCCCCCGAACGGCAGCGACTCGAGTTTCGCCGCCGAATCGGCATGGTCTTCCAGGAGGCGAGTCTCTTCGATGCGAGCGTTCGACGGAACGCCGAGTACGGCCTCCGAATCCGCCGATCGTGGCCCGATCGCCTCCGCCACGAACTCGCGACCCTCGTCGGGCAGCCCAACGGAACCGGCGACGCGCTCGAGGCGCTCGACGCCGTCGGCCTGCGGGAGAAGGCCGACCAGGACGCCGCGTCGCTCTCCGGCGGCGAGGCCCAGCGCGTCGCGTTCGCCCGCGCGCTCGCGTACGATCCGGACGTGCTCCTGCTCGACGAACCGACGTCCGACCTCGATCCGCGGAACACGGCGGTCATCGAGGACGCCGTGTTGCGGGCGCGAAACCGCGGCATCGGCGTCGTCATCGCGACCCACGACATGCACCAGGCCGAACGGGTCGCGGACCGGGTGGCGGTGTTGCTCGGCTCCGAGATCATCGAGGTCGACGACGCCGAGACGGTGTTCGAGAACCCGAGCGACCGCCGAACCCGGAAATTTATCGCGGGCGAACTGATATACTGA
- a CDS encoding TOBE domain-containing protein, with amino-acid sequence MTIEKEYTTKLSVDGVTIDRRDVEMLDAIDRYGSMHRAADELGRSYARLQNRIVEIEAAVGSITERTRGGSGGGGTELTRTARDLRRRFDRHAAELDGVARVTESVFTGPVRERTGELGTVDTAAGPVVALIPDDATEVQVSVRSDAVVLTDPDEVPRSGGTSLRNRFPGTVARLEPGAAITRVTIDLDGDAELQALVTDASTDRLGLEPGAAIAASFKATAARATSIEPNPDDPACQ; translated from the coding sequence ATGACGATCGAAAAGGAATACACCACGAAGCTCTCGGTCGACGGGGTCACGATCGATCGACGCGACGTCGAGATGCTCGACGCGATCGACCGGTACGGATCGATGCACCGGGCGGCGGACGAACTGGGCCGATCGTACGCGCGCCTGCAGAATCGGATCGTCGAGATCGAAGCGGCCGTCGGCTCGATCACGGAACGAACGCGCGGCGGCAGCGGCGGCGGCGGCACCGAACTGACGCGAACGGCCCGCGACCTCCGGCGGCGATTCGATCGTCACGCGGCCGAACTGGACGGCGTCGCACGGGTTACCGAATCGGTGTTTACGGGTCCCGTCCGAGAGCGAACGGGCGAACTGGGGACCGTCGACACGGCCGCCGGTCCGGTCGTGGCCCTCATCCCCGACGATGCGACCGAGGTGCAGGTCAGCGTCCGATCGGACGCAGTCGTCCTGACCGATCCGGACGAAGTGCCCCGATCGGGCGGCACCAGCCTCCGAAATCGGTTTCCGGGGACCGTCGCCCGGCTCGAACCGGGCGCGGCGATTACCAGAGTGACGATCGACCTCGACGGGGACGCCGAGTTGCAGGCGCTCGTCACGGACGCCAGCACCGATCGATTGGGGCTGGAACCGGGCGCGGCGATCGCCGCGTCGTTCAAGGCGACCGCCGCGAGGGCCACCTCGATCGAGCCGAACCCCGACGACCCGGCATGCCAGTGA